Proteins encoded in a region of the Pieris brassicae chromosome 3, ilPieBrab1.1, whole genome shotgun sequence genome:
- the LOC123706962 gene encoding kelch-like ECH-associated protein 1B isoform X2 has product MSSFKPSQNNNMEKEDEARRGNLLDDMPPINCDVMIDSVYGSSKDIGDTTFCLGNYIPDFMKMLFTMRSHHMLTDVVLEVGNELFHVHKVVLAAGSPYFKAMFTSGLKECEMSRVRLQGVCPSAMAWLVYFMYTGKVRITEVTVCQLLPAATMFQISNVIDACCAFLERQLDPLNAIGIANFAEQHGCVELKQKANQFIERNFIQVCQEEEFLQLTAPEIINLIRKDELNVREEREVYNAVLNWVKYDEERRHPRMEHILQAVRCQFLTPSFLKEQMTTCAVLQKVPACREYLARIFQDLTLHKKPVVKERRPNTPRIIYVAGGYFRHSIDTFEAYNLDDNCWSTLPRLTVPRSGLGAAFLKGIFYAVGGRNTSPGSSYDSDWVDVYNPATERWRPCSPMATPRHRVGVAVMDGLLYAVGGSAGSEYHKSVERYDPETDTWTYAASMGCARLGVGVAVVNRLLYAVGGFDGVRRVRSVECYHPENNVWSEVAPMGVARSGAGVAALGQHVYVVGGYDGAQQLAAVERYDTERNSWETVAPVPVARSALSLTVLDNKLYAMGGYDGNAFLDIVEVYDPATDSWKSGPPLTSARSGHASAVCYQHPAPADSHSRS; this is encoded by the exons ATGAGTTCATTCAAGCCGTCGCAGAACA ATAACATGGAGAAAGAAGATGAGGCTAGACGAGGCAACTTACTTGATGACATGCCACCTATTAACTGTGATGTCATGATAGACTCTGTCTATGGCAGCAGCAAGGACATTGGCGATACAACCTTCTGTTTAGGAAACTACATACCAGACTTTATGAAG ATGCTGTTCACGATGCGGTCTCATCACATGTTAACGGATGTGGTCCTGGAGGTGGGCAACGAGCTGTTCCACGTGCACAAGGTGGTGCTGGCCGCCGGCAGCCCCTACTTCAAG GCGATGTTCACGAGCGGGCTGAAGGAGTGCGAGATGTCGCGCGTGCGGCTGCAAGGCGTGTGTCCGTCCGCCATGGCCTGGCTCGTGTATTTTATGTACACGGGCAAGGTGCGCATCACAGAGGTCACCGTCTGCCAACTGCTGCCCGCCGCCACCATGTTCCAG ATCTCGAATGTCATAGACGCGTGCTGCGCCTTCCTAGAGAGGCAGCTGGACCCTCTCAACGCCATCGGCATAGCCAACTTCGCCGAGCAACACGGCTGCGTCGAGCTCAAGCAGAAGGCCAACCAGTTCATTGAGAGAAACTTTATACAG GTATGCCAAGAGGAGGAATTTCTTCAACTGACGGCGCCAGAGATCATAAATCTCATCAGAAAAGATGAACTGAACGTCAGAGAAGAACGGGAAGTATACAACGCCGTATTGAATTGG GTGAAGTATGACGAGGAGCGGCGTCACCCGCGCATGGAGCACATCCTGCAGGCCGTGCGTTGCCAGTTTCTGACGCCCAGCTTTCTCAAGGAGCAGATGACCACCTGCGCCGTTCTTCAGAAGGTGCCCGCCTGCCGAGAGTACCTCGCCAGGATATTCCAG GATCTGACGCTCCACAAGAAGCCCGTGGTGAAAGAGAGACGACCCAACACGCCCCGCATCATCTACGTGGCGGGAGGCTACTTCCGCCATTCCATCGACACCTTCGAAGCCTATAACCTGGACGACAACTGCTGGAGCACGCTCCCTCGCCTTACCGTGCCTCGCTCGGGACTCGGAGCCGCCTTTCTGAAG GGGATCTTCTACGCGGTGGGAGGCCGCAACACGTCGCCGGGTTCGTCGTACGACAGCGACTGGGTGGACGTGTACAACCCCGCCACCGAGCGATGGAGGCCGTGCAGCCCCATGGCCACGCCGAGACACAGG GTGGGCGTGGCGGTGATGGACGGGCTGCTGTACGCCGTGGGAGGCTCCGCCGGCTCCGAATACCACAAGTCCGTCGAACG CTACGACCCCGAGACGGACACGTGGACGTACGCGGCGTCGATGGGCTGCGCGCGGCTCGGAGTGGGCGTAGCCGTCGTTAACCGGCTGCTGTACGCCGTGGGCGGCTTCGACGGCGTGCGGCGCGTCCGCTCCGTCGAGTGCTACCATCCCGAGAACAACGTGTGGAGCGAGGTGGCGCCGATGGGCGTCGCCCGCAGCGGCGCCGGAGTGGCCGCCCTCGGCCAGCACGTGTACGTGGTGGGCGGCTACGACGGCGCGCAGCAGCTGGCCGCCGTGGAGCGCTACGACACGGAGCGCAACTCGTGGGAGACGGTGGCGCCCGTGCCGGTGGCGCGCTCGGCGCTGTCACTCACCGTGCTGGACAACAAGCTCTACGCCATGG GCGGCTACGACGGCAACGCGTTCCTGGACATAGTGGAGGTGTACGACCCGGCCACGGACTCGTGGAAGAGCGGGCCGCCGCTGACGTCCGCGCGCTCGGGCCACGCGTCCGCCGTCTGCTATCAACATCCGGCGCCCGCGGATTCCCACTCGCGCTCGTGA
- the LOC123706962 gene encoding kelch-like ECH-associated protein 1B isoform X3, whose translation MEKEDEARRGNLLDDMPPINCDVMIDSVYGSSKDIGDTTFCLGNYIPDFMKMLFTMRSHHMLTDVVLEVGNELFHVHKVVLAAGSPYFKRAVRQAMFTSGLKECEMSRVRLQGVCPSAMAWLVYFMYTGKVRITEVTVCQLLPAATMFQISNVIDACCAFLERQLDPLNAIGIANFAEQHGCVELKQKANQFIERNFIQVCQEEEFLQLTAPEIINLIRKDELNVREEREVYNAVLNWVKYDEERRHPRMEHILQAVRCQFLTPSFLKEQMTTCAVLQKVPACREYLARIFQDLTLHKKPVVKERRPNTPRIIYVAGGYFRHSIDTFEAYNLDDNCWSTLPRLTVPRSGLGAAFLKGIFYAVGGRNTSPGSSYDSDWVDVYNPATERWRPCSPMATPRHRVGVAVMDGLLYAVGGSAGSEYHKSVERYDPETDTWTYAASMGCARLGVGVAVVNRLLYAVGGFDGVRRVRSVECYHPENNVWSEVAPMGVARSGAGVAALGQHVYVVGGYDGAQQLAAVERYDTERNSWETVAPVPVARSALSLTVLDNKLYAMGGYDGNAFLDIVEVYDPATDSWKSGPPLTSARSGHASAVCYQHPAPADSHSRS comes from the exons ATGGAGAAAGAAGATGAGGCTAGACGAGGCAACTTACTTGATGACATGCCACCTATTAACTGTGATGTCATGATAGACTCTGTCTATGGCAGCAGCAAGGACATTGGCGATACAACCTTCTGTTTAGGAAACTACATACCAGACTTTATGAAG ATGCTGTTCACGATGCGGTCTCATCACATGTTAACGGATGTGGTCCTGGAGGTGGGCAACGAGCTGTTCCACGTGCACAAGGTGGTGCTGGCCGCCGGCAGCCCCTACTTCAAG AGAGCAGTGCGACAGGCGATGTTCACGAGCGGGCTGAAGGAGTGCGAGATGTCGCGCGTGCGGCTGCAAGGCGTGTGTCCGTCCGCCATGGCCTGGCTCGTGTATTTTATGTACACGGGCAAGGTGCGCATCACAGAGGTCACCGTCTGCCAACTGCTGCCCGCCGCCACCATGTTCCAG ATCTCGAATGTCATAGACGCGTGCTGCGCCTTCCTAGAGAGGCAGCTGGACCCTCTCAACGCCATCGGCATAGCCAACTTCGCCGAGCAACACGGCTGCGTCGAGCTCAAGCAGAAGGCCAACCAGTTCATTGAGAGAAACTTTATACAG GTATGCCAAGAGGAGGAATTTCTTCAACTGACGGCGCCAGAGATCATAAATCTCATCAGAAAAGATGAACTGAACGTCAGAGAAGAACGGGAAGTATACAACGCCGTATTGAATTGG GTGAAGTATGACGAGGAGCGGCGTCACCCGCGCATGGAGCACATCCTGCAGGCCGTGCGTTGCCAGTTTCTGACGCCCAGCTTTCTCAAGGAGCAGATGACCACCTGCGCCGTTCTTCAGAAGGTGCCCGCCTGCCGAGAGTACCTCGCCAGGATATTCCAG GATCTGACGCTCCACAAGAAGCCCGTGGTGAAAGAGAGACGACCCAACACGCCCCGCATCATCTACGTGGCGGGAGGCTACTTCCGCCATTCCATCGACACCTTCGAAGCCTATAACCTGGACGACAACTGCTGGAGCACGCTCCCTCGCCTTACCGTGCCTCGCTCGGGACTCGGAGCCGCCTTTCTGAAG GGGATCTTCTACGCGGTGGGAGGCCGCAACACGTCGCCGGGTTCGTCGTACGACAGCGACTGGGTGGACGTGTACAACCCCGCCACCGAGCGATGGAGGCCGTGCAGCCCCATGGCCACGCCGAGACACAGG GTGGGCGTGGCGGTGATGGACGGGCTGCTGTACGCCGTGGGAGGCTCCGCCGGCTCCGAATACCACAAGTCCGTCGAACG CTACGACCCCGAGACGGACACGTGGACGTACGCGGCGTCGATGGGCTGCGCGCGGCTCGGAGTGGGCGTAGCCGTCGTTAACCGGCTGCTGTACGCCGTGGGCGGCTTCGACGGCGTGCGGCGCGTCCGCTCCGTCGAGTGCTACCATCCCGAGAACAACGTGTGGAGCGAGGTGGCGCCGATGGGCGTCGCCCGCAGCGGCGCCGGAGTGGCCGCCCTCGGCCAGCACGTGTACGTGGTGGGCGGCTACGACGGCGCGCAGCAGCTGGCCGCCGTGGAGCGCTACGACACGGAGCGCAACTCGTGGGAGACGGTGGCGCCCGTGCCGGTGGCGCGCTCGGCGCTGTCACTCACCGTGCTGGACAACAAGCTCTACGCCATGG GCGGCTACGACGGCAACGCGTTCCTGGACATAGTGGAGGTGTACGACCCGGCCACGGACTCGTGGAAGAGCGGGCCGCCGCTGACGTCCGCGCGCTCGGGCCACGCGTCCGCCGTCTGCTATCAACATCCGGCGCCCGCGGATTCCCACTCGCGCTCGTGA
- the LOC123706962 gene encoding kelch-like ECH-associated protein 1B isoform X1, with protein sequence MSSFKPSQNNNMEKEDEARRGNLLDDMPPINCDVMIDSVYGSSKDIGDTTFCLGNYIPDFMKMLFTMRSHHMLTDVVLEVGNELFHVHKVVLAAGSPYFKRAVRQAMFTSGLKECEMSRVRLQGVCPSAMAWLVYFMYTGKVRITEVTVCQLLPAATMFQISNVIDACCAFLERQLDPLNAIGIANFAEQHGCVELKQKANQFIERNFIQVCQEEEFLQLTAPEIINLIRKDELNVREEREVYNAVLNWVKYDEERRHPRMEHILQAVRCQFLTPSFLKEQMTTCAVLQKVPACREYLARIFQDLTLHKKPVVKERRPNTPRIIYVAGGYFRHSIDTFEAYNLDDNCWSTLPRLTVPRSGLGAAFLKGIFYAVGGRNTSPGSSYDSDWVDVYNPATERWRPCSPMATPRHRVGVAVMDGLLYAVGGSAGSEYHKSVERYDPETDTWTYAASMGCARLGVGVAVVNRLLYAVGGFDGVRRVRSVECYHPENNVWSEVAPMGVARSGAGVAALGQHVYVVGGYDGAQQLAAVERYDTERNSWETVAPVPVARSALSLTVLDNKLYAMGGYDGNAFLDIVEVYDPATDSWKSGPPLTSARSGHASAVCYQHPAPADSHSRS encoded by the exons ATGAGTTCATTCAAGCCGTCGCAGAACA ATAACATGGAGAAAGAAGATGAGGCTAGACGAGGCAACTTACTTGATGACATGCCACCTATTAACTGTGATGTCATGATAGACTCTGTCTATGGCAGCAGCAAGGACATTGGCGATACAACCTTCTGTTTAGGAAACTACATACCAGACTTTATGAAG ATGCTGTTCACGATGCGGTCTCATCACATGTTAACGGATGTGGTCCTGGAGGTGGGCAACGAGCTGTTCCACGTGCACAAGGTGGTGCTGGCCGCCGGCAGCCCCTACTTCAAG AGAGCAGTGCGACAGGCGATGTTCACGAGCGGGCTGAAGGAGTGCGAGATGTCGCGCGTGCGGCTGCAAGGCGTGTGTCCGTCCGCCATGGCCTGGCTCGTGTATTTTATGTACACGGGCAAGGTGCGCATCACAGAGGTCACCGTCTGCCAACTGCTGCCCGCCGCCACCATGTTCCAG ATCTCGAATGTCATAGACGCGTGCTGCGCCTTCCTAGAGAGGCAGCTGGACCCTCTCAACGCCATCGGCATAGCCAACTTCGCCGAGCAACACGGCTGCGTCGAGCTCAAGCAGAAGGCCAACCAGTTCATTGAGAGAAACTTTATACAG GTATGCCAAGAGGAGGAATTTCTTCAACTGACGGCGCCAGAGATCATAAATCTCATCAGAAAAGATGAACTGAACGTCAGAGAAGAACGGGAAGTATACAACGCCGTATTGAATTGG GTGAAGTATGACGAGGAGCGGCGTCACCCGCGCATGGAGCACATCCTGCAGGCCGTGCGTTGCCAGTTTCTGACGCCCAGCTTTCTCAAGGAGCAGATGACCACCTGCGCCGTTCTTCAGAAGGTGCCCGCCTGCCGAGAGTACCTCGCCAGGATATTCCAG GATCTGACGCTCCACAAGAAGCCCGTGGTGAAAGAGAGACGACCCAACACGCCCCGCATCATCTACGTGGCGGGAGGCTACTTCCGCCATTCCATCGACACCTTCGAAGCCTATAACCTGGACGACAACTGCTGGAGCACGCTCCCTCGCCTTACCGTGCCTCGCTCGGGACTCGGAGCCGCCTTTCTGAAG GGGATCTTCTACGCGGTGGGAGGCCGCAACACGTCGCCGGGTTCGTCGTACGACAGCGACTGGGTGGACGTGTACAACCCCGCCACCGAGCGATGGAGGCCGTGCAGCCCCATGGCCACGCCGAGACACAGG GTGGGCGTGGCGGTGATGGACGGGCTGCTGTACGCCGTGGGAGGCTCCGCCGGCTCCGAATACCACAAGTCCGTCGAACG CTACGACCCCGAGACGGACACGTGGACGTACGCGGCGTCGATGGGCTGCGCGCGGCTCGGAGTGGGCGTAGCCGTCGTTAACCGGCTGCTGTACGCCGTGGGCGGCTTCGACGGCGTGCGGCGCGTCCGCTCCGTCGAGTGCTACCATCCCGAGAACAACGTGTGGAGCGAGGTGGCGCCGATGGGCGTCGCCCGCAGCGGCGCCGGAGTGGCCGCCCTCGGCCAGCACGTGTACGTGGTGGGCGGCTACGACGGCGCGCAGCAGCTGGCCGCCGTGGAGCGCTACGACACGGAGCGCAACTCGTGGGAGACGGTGGCGCCCGTGCCGGTGGCGCGCTCGGCGCTGTCACTCACCGTGCTGGACAACAAGCTCTACGCCATGG GCGGCTACGACGGCAACGCGTTCCTGGACATAGTGGAGGTGTACGACCCGGCCACGGACTCGTGGAAGAGCGGGCCGCCGCTGACGTCCGCGCGCTCGGGCCACGCGTCCGCCGTCTGCTATCAACATCCGGCGCCCGCGGATTCCCACTCGCGCTCGTGA
- the LOC123707555 gene encoding ran-binding protein 3 — MADTKQGKQTEDLYNGSPSRIVLAKPKLGGFGSSGLPSCSNKGTNQLGSVLRPPQLKPTCNLFAKITSEELILDKKIDNEAVASTKDSNDDEDERPKFVPLGNTNVTPKTNTAVPARVSSASTPSAGFVFGQNLSERVVMKEALNNGESQDNHTSTNGTPELLFSSAAATVKENHQEDPGPGESRSESLAAAAAEYERSHARHPPPTSNCTTTGEEGETNVLQMTCRLFAWEAGGWRERGRGVLRLNDGAGGSARLVARVAGSLRVALNTLLWPDMVLELAGAKSLRITAADAQLQVKLFLIMGAPGDIGQLHKALQTRVTRMKRAAAGGASGPCPERLRDAPETTTPEAQIQEPSDEEKESAALKRKEESEEGTSPKRPCRDVSVQ, encoded by the exons ATGGCAGATACAAAGCaag GAAAACAAACCGAAGATCTATACAATGGCTCTCCGTCGCGAATTGTTTTGGCAAAACCTAAATTAGGAGGTTTTGGTTCATCTGGATTACCAAGCTGTTCTAATAAGGGCACTAATCAATTGG GATCAGTGTTACGCCCACCTCAACTAAAACCAACATGTAATCTATTTGCCAAAATAACATCTGAAGAGCTAATTTTGGATAAGAAAATTGATAACGAGGCAGTGGCGAGTACAAAAGATAGTAACGACGATGAAGACGAAAGACCTAAATTTGTCCCTCTCGGAAATACTAATGTCACTCCCAAGACTAATACTGCGGTACCCGCACGCGTATCTTCCGCTTCCACACCATCGGCAGGTTTTGTTTTCGGACAGAATTTAAGCGAGAGAGTTGTCATGAAAGAAGCCCTGAACAATGGAGAAAGTCAAGACAATCACACTTCAACCAATGGAACACCCGAACTATTGTTTTCGAGTGCCGCGGCTACTGTCAAAGAAAATCATCAG GAGGACCCCGGGCCCGGCGAGAGCAGATCGGAGAGTTTGGCCGCGGCCGCCGCGGAGTACGAGCGCTCCCACGCTCGGCACCCGCCCCCCACTTCCAACTGCACAACCACGGGCGAAGAGGGCGAGACCAACGTGCTGCAGATGACGTGCCGGCTGTTCGCGTGGGAGGCGGGCGGGTGGCGCGAGCGCGGGCGCGGCGTGCTGCGGCTGAACGACGGCGCAGGCGGCAGCGCCCGTCTCGTGGCTCGAGTGGCAGGCTCCTTGCGGGTGGCGCTCAACACGTTGCTGTGGCCCGACATGGTGCTGGAGCTGGCGGGCGCTAAGTCGCTGCGGATAACCGCCGCCGACGCGCAGTTGCAGGTCAAACTGTTCCTCATCATG GGAGCGCCGGGCGATATCGGCCAGCTGCACAAGGCGCTGCAGACGCGCGTGACGAGGATGAAGCGAGCCGCCGCAGGCGGAGCGAGCGGGCCCTGTCCGGAGAGACTGCGGGACGCCCCCGAGACGACGACCCCCGAGGCCCAAATACAGGAACCGTCGGATGAAGAAAAGGAATCCGCGGCACTGAAGAGAAAAGAAGAGTCGGAGGAGGGGACTTCGCCCAAGAGACCTTGTCGCGACGTGTCCGTGCAGTGA